A window of the Thermoleophilia bacterium SCSIO 60948 genome harbors these coding sequences:
- a CDS encoding adenosylhomocysteinase: MSIATEPATDTDFKVADLSLADYGRKEIDLAEHEMPGLMAIRREYSDSKPLAGARITGSLHMTIQTAVLIETLVELGAEVRWASCNIFSTQDHAAAAIARAGIPVFAWKGETLEEYWWCTEQALNWPEGQAPNMILDDGGDATLLVHKGVEYEAAGAVPDPAGADNEEFRIILETLTRSLSDDPQRFTKIGESVMGVTEETTTGVGRLYQMTEAGTLLFPAINVNDSVTKSKFDNLYGCRHSLIDGINRATDVMIGGKLAVVCGYGDVGKGCADSLRGQGARVVVTEIDPICALQAAMEGYEVKRLDQVIEKADIFITATGNKDIITAEDMGRMKHQAIVGNIGHFDNEIDIAGLESSSDTTKVNIKPQVDEWQFSDGHSIIMLSEGRLLNLGNATGHPSFVMSNSFANQVIAQIELFTKNDEYEKRVYVLPKHLDEKVARLHLDALDAQLTELSEGQAAYLGIPVDGPYKSDHYRY, from the coding sequence ATGAGCATCGCAACGGAGCCCGCCACCGACACCGACTTCAAGGTCGCCGACCTCTCGCTCGCCGATTACGGGCGCAAGGAGATCGACCTCGCCGAGCACGAGATGCCCGGCCTGATGGCGATCCGCCGCGAGTACTCGGACTCCAAGCCGCTGGCCGGCGCCCGGATCACGGGCTCGCTCCACATGACGATCCAGACCGCGGTCCTGATCGAGACCCTGGTCGAGCTCGGCGCCGAGGTTCGCTGGGCGAGCTGCAACATCTTCTCGACCCAGGACCACGCCGCCGCGGCGATCGCGCGCGCCGGGATCCCCGTCTTCGCCTGGAAGGGCGAGACGCTCGAGGAGTACTGGTGGTGCACCGAGCAGGCGCTCAACTGGCCCGAGGGTCAGGCCCCGAACATGATCCTCGACGACGGCGGCGACGCGACGCTGCTCGTCCACAAGGGCGTCGAGTACGAGGCCGCGGGTGCGGTCCCGGACCCCGCCGGCGCCGACAACGAGGAGTTCCGGATCATCCTCGAGACGCTGACCCGCAGCCTCTCCGACGACCCGCAGCGGTTCACCAAGATCGGCGAGTCGGTCATGGGCGTCACCGAGGAGACGACGACCGGCGTCGGTCGCCTCTACCAGATGACCGAGGCGGGAACGCTGCTGTTCCCGGCGATCAACGTCAACGACTCGGTCACGAAGTCGAAGTTCGACAACCTCTACGGCTGCCGCCACTCGCTGATCGACGGCATCAACCGCGCGACCGACGTGATGATCGGCGGCAAGCTCGCCGTCGTCTGCGGCTACGGCGACGTCGGCAAGGGCTGCGCCGACTCGCTGCGCGGCCAGGGCGCGCGCGTCGTCGTCACCGAGATCGACCCGATCTGCGCGCTGCAGGCGGCGATGGAGGGCTACGAGGTCAAGCGCCTCGACCAGGTGATCGAGAAGGCCGACATCTTCATCACCGCGACCGGCAACAAGGACATCATCACGGCCGAGGACATGGGCCGGATGAAGCACCAGGCGATCGTCGGCAACATCGGCCACTTCGACAACGAGATCGACATCGCCGGTCTCGAGAGCTCGAGCGACACGACCAAGGTCAACATCAAGCCGCAGGTCGACGAGTGGCAGTTCTCCGACGGCCACTCGATCATCATGCTCTCGGAGGGCCGCCTGCTGAACCTCGGCAACGCGACCGGTCACCCGAGCTTCGTGATGTCGAACTCGTTCGCCAACCAGGTGATCGCGCAGATCGAGCTGTTCACGAAGAACGACGAGTACGAGAAGCGCGTCTACGTGCTGCCCAAGCACCTCGACGAGAAGGTCGCCCGCCTCCACCTCGACGCGCTCGACGCGCAGCTCACCGAGCTCTCCGAGGGGCAGGCCGCCTACCTCGGCATCCCGGTCGACGGCCCGTACAAGTCCGACCACTACCGCTACTAG
- a CDS encoding GGDEF domain-containing protein, translating to MQHPEAIGGSADDTSGAARDAAYRPGHERGLRIVPPLGEDVEPASDRAAVSSARSDEDPTDDAVLSWRLLGFLMTMGAVVGSLTMLTPHPTGYSETEIFIAIGIAFAGGAASFAAAPRLGRALLAPAVLASTLMVTFAAYSAGGVGGWFALFYVWVAVYSFYFLPPRTASLQLAAIGVAYAVLLISLPLAQEFWIGRWIAMMTTLAVTGGLVYTLVARGKRTTAELRELAVERTQLARRLERMARTDELTGLPNRRGWDEGLAREIARADRTGEPLCVALLDIDRFKDFNDRYGHLAGDELLRSLAPAWRGHLRDSDFLIRFGGEEFAVALPDCTLEDAGHLLERLRAAMPGGQTCSAGVAEWNGSEDPRALVDRADRALYSAKHSGRDRVAAA from the coding sequence GTGCAGCATCCTGAAGCCATCGGGGGCAGCGCAGACGACACGTCAGGTGCCGCTCGAGACGCCGCGTACCGACCAGGCCACGAACGCGGCCTGAGGATCGTCCCGCCCCTCGGCGAGGACGTCGAGCCCGCGAGCGACCGGGCGGCGGTAAGCAGCGCCCGCTCCGACGAGGACCCGACCGACGACGCGGTCCTGAGCTGGCGCCTGCTCGGCTTCCTGATGACGATGGGGGCGGTCGTCGGGTCGCTGACGATGCTCACACCGCATCCGACCGGTTACTCGGAGACGGAGATCTTCATCGCGATCGGCATCGCCTTCGCGGGCGGAGCCGCCAGCTTCGCGGCCGCTCCGAGGCTCGGCCGCGCGCTGCTCGCCCCAGCGGTGCTCGCCTCGACCCTGATGGTCACGTTCGCCGCCTATTCGGCCGGAGGCGTCGGTGGCTGGTTCGCCCTCTTCTACGTATGGGTCGCCGTCTACTCGTTCTACTTCCTCCCACCTCGGACGGCGTCGCTCCAGCTCGCGGCGATCGGTGTCGCCTACGCGGTTCTCCTGATCTCGCTGCCGCTGGCCCAGGAGTTCTGGATCGGGCGCTGGATCGCGATGATGACCACGCTCGCGGTGACGGGCGGGCTCGTCTACACGCTCGTGGCGCGAGGCAAGCGCACCACGGCCGAGCTCCGCGAGCTCGCCGTCGAGCGCACGCAACTCGCTCGGCGCCTCGAGCGGATGGCGCGGACCGACGAGCTGACCGGGCTCCCGAACCGCCGCGGCTGGGACGAGGGTCTCGCGCGTGAGATCGCGCGCGCCGACCGAACCGGTGAGCCGCTCTGCGTCGCGCTGCTCGACATCGATCGCTTCAAGGACTTCAACGACCGCTACGGGCATCTGGCCGGCGACGAACTGCTGCGCTCGCTCGCCCCGGCGTGGCGGGGACATCTGCGCGACTCGGACTTCCTGATCCGCTTCGGGGGCGAGGAGTTCGCGGTCGCTCTCCCCGACTGCACGCTCGAGGACGCCGGGCATCTTCTCGAGCGTCTGCGCGCCGCGATGCCCGGCGGGCAGACCTGCTCGGCCGGGGTCGCGGAGTGGAACGGCAGTGAGGATCCGCGGGCGCTGGTCGACCGCGCCGACCGCGCGCTCTACTCGGCCAAGCACTCGGGCCGCGACCGGGTCGCCGCCGCCTGA
- a CDS encoding nucleoside deaminase gives MRRARRTHRLSVDAASDERLMRAALAEAEAAGGRGETPIGAVVARGDELIAAAGNEREARPDPTAHAEVLALRAAAERLGGWRLPDTTLYVTLEPCAMCAGAIVLARVPRVVFGAFDPKAGAAGSVLEVLSDARLNHRPDVTGGVLGEECGALLRAFFAARRGGGGAASG, from the coding sequence ATGCGACGTGCTCGTCGTACGCACCGACTGAGCGTGGACGCCGCCTCGGACGAGCGCCTGATGCGCGCGGCGCTCGCCGAGGCCGAGGCCGCGGGGGGGCGGGGCGAGACTCCGATCGGCGCGGTCGTCGCGCGTGGCGACGAGCTGATCGCCGCGGCCGGCAACGAGCGCGAGGCGCGTCCCGACCCGACCGCCCACGCCGAGGTCCTCGCGCTGCGCGCCGCCGCCGAGCGGCTCGGCGGCTGGCGCCTGCCCGATACGACCCTCTACGTGACGCTCGAACCGTGCGCGATGTGCGCCGGCGCGATCGTCCTGGCGCGCGTGCCGCGCGTCGTGTTCGGCGCCTTCGACCCGAAGGCGGGCGCCGCCGGCAGCGTCCTCGAGGTGCTCTCGGACGCGCGACTCAACCACCGTCCGGACGTGACCGGCGGTGTGCTCGGCGAGGAGTGCGGTGCGCTCCTGCGCGCCTTCTTTGCCGCGCGACGGGGTGGGGGCGGCGCGGCGAGCGGCTGA
- a CDS encoding TrpB-like pyridoxal phosphate-dependent enzyme yields MSDQVRFNLPESEIPRTWINIAADMADPPPPPLSPATGEPAGPDDLSAIFPMDLIMQEVSTDPEIEIPEEVREAYKLWRPTPLIRATRLERELGTPAKIFYKYEGVSPAGSHKPNSAIPQAYYNAKAGIRKLVTETGAGQWGSSLALATQMFGLDCEVFMVGVSYDQKPYRRAMMETWGATVHRSPSNLTEAGRSQAEHESGSLGIAISEAVEIAAQNEDMNYSLGSVLNHVCLHQTVIGTEAIAQLEMAGAYPDVVVGCVGGGSNFAGIAFPFLRHSIREGRDTRFIGAEPAACPTLTQGTYAYDFGDTVGMTPLMPMYTLGHDFVPPAVHSGGLRYHGDSPLVSALVHQGLVEPRAIRQRSAFEAAVRFAGCEGIVPAPEPSHALRVVIDEAEAAREAGEERTILVNLCGHGHLDMAAYDAYHAGTLEDLEFSEADMEAALDRLPEAPSIA; encoded by the coding sequence ATGAGCGACCAGGTCCGCTTCAACCTGCCCGAATCCGAGATCCCGCGCACCTGGATCAACATCGCCGCCGACATGGCGGACCCGCCTCCCCCGCCCCTCAGCCCCGCGACGGGTGAGCCGGCCGGACCGGACGATCTCAGTGCGATCTTCCCGATGGACCTGATCATGCAGGAGGTCTCGACCGACCCCGAGATCGAGATCCCCGAGGAGGTCCGCGAGGCCTACAAGCTCTGGCGCCCGACGCCGCTGATCCGCGCGACCCGGCTCGAGCGCGAGCTGGGTACGCCGGCGAAGATCTTCTACAAGTACGAGGGCGTCTCCCCCGCCGGCTCGCACAAGCCGAACTCGGCGATCCCGCAGGCCTACTACAACGCCAAGGCCGGGATCCGCAAGCTCGTCACCGAGACCGGCGCCGGGCAGTGGGGCTCCTCGCTGGCGCTGGCGACGCAGATGTTCGGGCTCGATTGCGAGGTCTTCATGGTCGGCGTCTCCTACGACCAGAAGCCCTACCGCCGGGCGATGATGGAGACCTGGGGGGCGACGGTGCACCGCAGCCCGTCGAACCTGACCGAGGCGGGTCGCTCGCAGGCCGAGCACGAGTCCGGCTCGCTCGGGATCGCGATCTCCGAGGCGGTCGAGATCGCGGCCCAGAACGAGGACATGAACTACTCGCTCGGGTCGGTGCTCAACCACGTCTGCCTGCACCAGACCGTTATCGGGACCGAGGCGATCGCGCAGCTTGAGATGGCCGGCGCCTACCCCGACGTCGTCGTCGGCTGCGTCGGAGGAGGGTCGAACTTCGCCGGCATCGCGTTCCCATTCCTGCGCCACTCGATCCGCGAGGGTCGCGACACGCGCTTCATCGGCGCCGAGCCCGCCGCCTGTCCCACGCTCACTCAGGGCACCTACGCCTACGACTTCGGCGACACGGTCGGGATGACGCCGCTGATGCCGATGTACACGCTCGGCCACGACTTCGTGCCGCCCGCGGTCCACTCGGGCGGGTTGCGCTACCACGGCGACTCGCCGCTCGTCTCGGCGCTCGTCCATCAGGGGCTGGTCGAGCCCCGGGCGATCCGGCAGCGCTCGGCGTTCGAGGCCGCGGTGCGGTTCGCGGGTTGCGAGGGGATCGTCCCCGCGCCCGAGCCCTCGCACGCGCTGCGCGTCGTCATCGACGAGGCCGAGGCGGCGCGCGAGGCCGGCGAGGAGCGGACGATCCTCGTCAACCTCTGCGGCCACGGCCACCTCGACATGGCGGCCTACGACGCCTACCACGCCGGCACTCTCGAGGACCTCGAGTTCTCCGAGGCCGACATGGAGGCCGCGCTCGACCGGCTGCCGGAGGCGCCGTCGATCGCCTGA
- a CDS encoding universal stress protein, giving the protein MFTRIVAGTDGSPTATEAVRRAIRLASLTGATLELVSAYQPVPKSELREAERDVPNDVRHAIGPRQDVDVFLDAASREAAKENVEIRTHAREGDAAAALIDVAEETGAELIVVGSVGMTGARRFLLGSVPNRVSHHASCDVLVVRTD; this is encoded by the coding sequence ATGTTCACCCGCATCGTCGCCGGAACCGATGGCTCGCCGACCGCCACCGAAGCGGTCCGCCGTGCGATCCGACTCGCCTCGCTGACCGGCGCCACGCTCGAGCTCGTCTCGGCCTACCAGCCGGTGCCGAAGTCCGAGCTCCGCGAGGCTGAGCGTGACGTCCCGAACGACGTCCGTCACGCGATCGGCCCGCGCCAGGACGTCGACGTCTTCCTCGACGCGGCCTCGCGTGAGGCGGCGAAGGAGAACGTCGAGATCCGCACCCACGCGCGCGAGGGCGACGCCGCGGCGGCGCTGATCGACGTCGCCGAGGAGACCGGCGCGGAGCTGATCGTCGTCGGCAGCGTCGGGATGACCGGCGCGCGCCGCTTCCTGCTCGGCAGCGTGCCGAACCGCGTCTCCCACCACGCCTCATGCGACGTGCTCGTCGTACGCACCGACTGA
- a CDS encoding nicotinate phosphoribosyltransferase gives MADPSDPGLLTAAETSLLVDQYELAMCASYFRRGRTEEATFELFTRKLPPRRDWLLAAGLGPTLELLRALRFDEAQLDYLSGLGFRDDFLAHLGDFRFSGDVDAMPEGTLFFPDEPVLRVTAPRIEAQLVETLLLNQINFQSMVATKAARVVLAAGGGEPGAGECVVDFSPRRDHGIDAAMKVARSAAVAGVRGTSNVAAAMRYGLAPVGTMAHSYVLSFPTELEAFCAFLEDFPQNTTLLVDTYDTLEGVRNAIRASERTGVALLGVRLDSGDLLDLSRASRDLLDQAGMPDAGITVSGDLEEDRIAALVTANAPISSWGVGTELGTSRDAPVVNGVYKLVADRTGPGGEWRGVRKRSEGKGTVPGAKQVWRRRDRSGVMSGDTIAGLDEGGPPGAEPLLVPAMRGGEPCHHESLERIRARSERSLASLPHRLRIPAVQGEPYGVALSERLEAALRD, from the coding sequence ATGGCCGATCCGAGCGATCCGGGGCTGCTGACGGCGGCTGAGACGTCGCTGCTGGTCGATCAGTACGAGCTCGCGATGTGTGCGAGCTACTTTCGCCGTGGGCGCACGGAGGAGGCGACGTTCGAGCTGTTCACGCGCAAGCTCCCGCCGCGGCGCGACTGGCTGCTGGCCGCGGGCCTGGGGCCGACGCTCGAGCTGCTCCGCGCGCTGCGCTTCGACGAGGCCCAGCTCGACTACCTCTCCGGCCTCGGGTTCCGCGACGACTTCCTCGCCCATCTCGGGGACTTCCGGTTCTCCGGCGACGTCGATGCGATGCCGGAGGGCACGCTGTTCTTCCCGGACGAGCCGGTCCTGCGCGTCACCGCGCCTCGGATCGAGGCGCAGCTCGTCGAGACGCTGCTGCTCAACCAGATCAACTTCCAGTCGATGGTCGCGACGAAGGCGGCGCGGGTGGTCCTCGCCGCGGGCGGTGGCGAGCCGGGTGCCGGCGAGTGCGTCGTCGACTTCTCGCCGCGCCGCGACCACGGGATCGACGCGGCGATGAAGGTCGCGCGCTCGGCGGCCGTCGCCGGCGTCCGCGGCACCTCGAACGTCGCCGCGGCGATGCGCTACGGCCTCGCCCCCGTCGGGACGATGGCGCACTCCTACGTGCTCTCGTTCCCGACCGAGCTCGAGGCGTTCTGCGCGTTCCTCGAGGACTTCCCGCAGAACACGACCCTGCTCGTCGACACCTACGACACGCTCGAGGGCGTTCGCAACGCGATCCGCGCGTCGGAGCGAACGGGCGTCGCGCTGCTCGGTGTGCGCCTCGACTCCGGCGACCTGCTCGACCTCTCGCGCGCGAGCCGTGACCTGCTCGATCAGGCCGGCATGCCGGACGCCGGGATCACCGTCTCCGGCGACCTCGAGGAGGACCGGATCGCCGCGCTCGTGACCGCGAACGCGCCGATCTCGAGCTGGGGCGTCGGGACCGAGCTCGGGACGAGCCGCGATGCCCCGGTCGTCAACGGCGTCTACAAGCTCGTCGCCGACCGGACCGGACCCGGGGGCGAGTGGCGCGGGGTGCGCAAACGATCGGAGGGCAAGGGCACCGTCCCCGGCGCGAAGCAGGTCTGGCGCCGTCGCGACCGGAGCGGGGTCATGTCGGGAGACACGATCGCCGGCCTCGACGAGGGCGGTCCACCCGGCGCCGAGCCGCTGCTGGTCCCCGCGATGCGCGGCGGCGAGCCGTGCCACCACGAATCGCTCGAGCGGATCCGCGCGAGATCCGAGCGCTCGCTCGCCTCGCTGCCCCACCGGCTGCGAATCCCGGCGGTCCAGGGCGAGCCCTACGGCGTCGCCCTCTCAGAGCGCCTCGAGGCCGCGCTTCGCGACTGA
- a CDS encoding LysR family transcriptional regulator produces the protein MAVELRHLRSFLAVADELNFTRAAERIHLTQQALSGHVAQLEAMLGARLLVRTTRRVELTPAGELLVARIRPAVEALDAGLGAVARSVGSGRISLGLSATAPLALTPRLLRAFAAAHPEVEVSIHNTGFDDPSAGLRSGEADVSLTWLPFSSEGIVCRPLLEDERVAVLAADHPLASLDRIEVAELAVEPVVWIEDMDPVARDFWTLAEHRGGRPPRVGAQITGFEDLFTAVRAGRAVAASPASIVGGLPYSDLAIRAVDGLEPAVAAICHRAEETSPYVAELVRLAVELAETEGSDASR, from the coding sequence GTGGCTGTCGAGCTCCGGCACCTGCGCTCGTTCCTCGCCGTCGCCGACGAGCTCAACTTCACCCGCGCGGCCGAGCGGATCCACCTGACCCAGCAGGCGCTGAGCGGCCATGTCGCCCAGCTCGAGGCGATGCTCGGGGCGCGGCTGCTGGTCCGGACGACCAGAAGGGTGGAGCTGACGCCCGCAGGCGAGCTTCTCGTCGCGAGGATCCGTCCCGCGGTGGAGGCGCTCGACGCCGGCCTCGGCGCGGTCGCGCGCTCGGTCGGCTCGGGTCGGATCAGCCTCGGACTCTCGGCGACGGCGCCGCTCGCGCTGACACCGAGGCTCCTGCGGGCCTTCGCCGCCGCGCATCCGGAGGTCGAGGTGTCGATCCACAACACGGGCTTCGATGATCCGTCGGCCGGCCTGCGAAGCGGCGAGGCTGACGTGTCGCTGACATGGCTGCCGTTCTCGAGCGAGGGCATCGTCTGCCGGCCTCTGCTCGAGGACGAGCGCGTCGCCGTTCTGGCCGCCGATCATCCGCTGGCCTCGCTCGATCGGATCGAGGTCGCCGAGCTTGCCGTCGAGCCCGTCGTCTGGATCGAGGACATGGATCCGGTCGCGCGCGACTTCTGGACGCTCGCCGAGCACCGTGGTGGCAGGCCACCGCGCGTCGGGGCGCAGATAACGGGGTTCGAGGATCTTTTCACCGCGGTCCGCGCGGGCCGCGCCGTCGCGGCGTCGCCGGCCTCGATCGTCGGCGGCCTGCCCTACAGCGACCTCGCGATCCGGGCGGTCGATGGGCTGGAGCCGGCCGTCGCAGCGATCTGCCACCGCGCCGAGGAGACGAGCCCCTACGTGGCCGAGCTCGTCAGGTTGGCCGTCGAGCTCGCCGAGACCGAGGGGTCCGACGCCTCGCGCTAG
- a CDS encoding cupin domain-containing protein, whose amino-acid sequence MSSIGTQEKTASATGEWFMGSLLRWPLTSGDSDGVLALGEATVAPGGEPPLHVHAREDETFYVLEGEMLFQRGTERIEARAGTAVFMPRGVEHGFAVLSSQARFAQLFTPGGLEEAFRALSEPAEYAGMPPAPDGPPDEAVIARQTATFGSYGVEFTGPPLPVILGS is encoded by the coding sequence ATGAGTTCGATCGGTACACAGGAGAAGACGGCGAGCGCGACGGGCGAGTGGTTCATGGGCTCGCTGCTGCGCTGGCCACTGACGTCGGGTGACAGCGACGGAGTCCTGGCGCTCGGCGAGGCGACCGTCGCGCCGGGCGGCGAACCGCCACTCCACGTCCACGCTCGCGAGGACGAGACGTTCTACGTCCTCGAGGGGGAGATGCTCTTCCAGCGCGGCACGGAGCGAATCGAGGCGCGGGCCGGGACGGCGGTCTTCATGCCGCGGGGTGTCGAGCACGGGTTCGCGGTGCTGAGCTCTCAGGCGCGCTTCGCGCAGCTCTTTACGCCGGGCGGCCTCGAGGAGGCGTTCCGCGCGCTGAGCGAACCGGCCGAGTACGCGGGCATGCCTCCGGCTCCCGACGGGCCGCCGGACGAGGCGGTCATCGCCCGCCAGACCGCGACCTTCGGCTCCTACGGGGTCGAGTTCACGGGACCGCCGCTGCCGGTGATCCTCGGGTCCTAG